One stretch of Variovorax sp. 54 DNA includes these proteins:
- a CDS encoding glycosyltransferase family 2 protein: MSEGGSPQGWPADNFPYRPHLRFCSLGNENVQEVMEGFRLACERLGYTTSIAPGPGVDNDDINLFFFAMGLSLPSDDELPPNAIVVNFEPALPELLAEMPGYRRLLQRAHVWEYSLENMVHHPALGIYRADYVGPGFEPMATPLVPASEVLDDAQQDIDVIFFGETTPRRLQVLEALTAAGLRVAYPFGTAWTPAQRDALLPRAKVGLNMRKADHSSTVELPRLSILLRHRKAVVSELYPHSEIPQVLRDAVEGCTKDELVDRVRALVADAPRRRALEIAGPRALQSLPPQHEVLAGAMQRYLAAARQRWVGQQARSTREPASQVSVLMVMRDDEKDVADALASIAEQSLAPHQIIVVDDGSTDATVDVIRARMAADPRLAGLLLLQAPVPMGWAAAAQWGLMQARGDTLALWSPTVRSAPERLQVQSAFLRASPEIGAVGAWYARDGDAGSPSMQRVPEMHDQILAALLAHLPHEQPLLMGGLMLALPRIRQRGLGFDATLGRFAWLGLLLELVRGDARLANLGMGLNRLTRHHATGLAETDVMALAHVRERLLPLVFPDVPSADAQRLARLYGQQWAPDADDATALLRDMASACERQGDVHATTVLRGESLRVLAVYAQNGRLAPGYLDTLMREPLLRDFLAPLGERLRAFVP; encoded by the coding sequence GTGAGCGAAGGCGGCAGCCCGCAGGGCTGGCCGGCGGACAACTTTCCGTACCGGCCGCACCTGCGCTTCTGCTCGCTGGGCAATGAGAACGTGCAGGAGGTGATGGAGGGCTTTCGCCTCGCCTGCGAGCGCCTCGGCTACACCACAAGCATCGCGCCGGGCCCGGGTGTCGACAACGACGACATCAACCTCTTCTTCTTCGCGATGGGCCTGAGCCTGCCCTCGGACGACGAATTGCCGCCGAATGCGATCGTCGTCAACTTCGAGCCGGCCCTTCCCGAGTTGCTCGCGGAGATGCCTGGTTATCGACGGCTGCTGCAGCGCGCTCACGTGTGGGAGTACAGCCTCGAGAACATGGTGCACCACCCGGCGCTGGGCATCTACCGCGCCGATTACGTGGGCCCGGGCTTCGAGCCGATGGCCACGCCGCTGGTGCCGGCGTCCGAGGTGCTGGACGATGCGCAGCAGGACATCGACGTCATCTTCTTCGGCGAGACGACGCCCCGGCGGCTGCAGGTGCTGGAGGCACTGACCGCCGCCGGACTGCGTGTGGCCTATCCCTTCGGTACCGCCTGGACGCCGGCGCAGCGCGACGCCTTGCTGCCGCGCGCCAAGGTCGGGCTGAACATGCGCAAGGCCGACCACTCCAGCACGGTGGAGCTGCCGCGCCTGTCGATCCTGCTGCGGCATCGCAAGGCCGTGGTGTCGGAGCTGTATCCCCATTCCGAAATTCCGCAGGTGCTGCGCGACGCGGTCGAAGGGTGCACGAAGGACGAGCTGGTCGACCGCGTGCGCGCACTGGTGGCCGATGCGCCGCGGCGGCGCGCATTGGAAATCGCGGGGCCGCGGGCGCTGCAATCCTTGCCGCCGCAGCATGAGGTGCTGGCGGGTGCGATGCAGCGCTACCTTGCGGCGGCCCGGCAGCGGTGGGTGGGGCAGCAGGCACGGAGCACGCGTGAGCCTGCCTCGCAGGTGTCGGTCCTGATGGTGATGCGCGATGACGAGAAGGACGTTGCGGACGCCTTGGCATCGATCGCCGAGCAAAGCCTCGCACCGCACCAGATCATCGTTGTGGACGACGGCTCCACCGATGCCACCGTCGACGTGATTCGCGCGCGCATGGCCGCCGACCCGCGGCTGGCCGGGCTGCTGCTGTTGCAGGCGCCCGTCCCGATGGGGTGGGCGGCCGCCGCGCAATGGGGGTTGATGCAGGCGCGCGGCGACACGCTGGCGCTGTGGTCGCCGACCGTGCGCAGTGCGCCCGAGCGCTTGCAGGTGCAGTCCGCATTCCTGCGGGCGTCGCCGGAGATCGGCGCGGTCGGTGCCTGGTACGCCCGCGACGGCGACGCGGGCTCGCCGTCGATGCAGCGTGTGCCGGAGATGCACGACCAGATCCTGGCTGCGCTGTTGGCCCATCTGCCGCACGAACAACCGCTGCTGATGGGCGGCCTGATGCTGGCGCTGCCTCGAATTCGGCAACGCGGGCTGGGCTTCGATGCCACGCTCGGCCGGTTCGCATGGCTCGGCCTGTTGCTGGAGCTGGTGCGTGGCGACGCGCGGCTCGCCAACCTCGGCATGGGCCTGAATCGCCTGACGCGCCACCACGCCACAGGCCTTGCGGAAACCGATGTGATGGCGCTGGCCCATGTGCGCGAACGCTTGCTGCCGCTGGTCTTCCCCGACGTGCCGTCTGCCGATGCGCAGCGGCTGGCCCGGCTCTACGGCCAGCAATGGGCGCCCGATGCCGACGATGCCACGGCGCTGCTGCGCGACATGGCGAGCGCCTGCGAGCGGCAGGGTGACGTCCACGCGACCACGGTGCTGCGCGGTGAAAGTCTGCGCGTGCTGGCGGTGTATGCACAGAACGGGCGACTGGCGCCGGGCTACCTCGACACGCTGATGCGCGAGCCCTTGCTGCGCGACTTCCTGGCGCCGCTGGGCGAGCGCCTGCGTGCATTCGTGCCGTGA
- the ygiD gene encoding 4,5-DOPA dioxygenase extradiol, which yields MTSTPMTRLLGRRGFLMGSALGATAALASMSEIAHAAGAPPARRMPVIFIGHGSPMNALADNAFTRRLAAWGRELPRPTAILSVSAHWLSQGATGVTVQTRPKTIHDFGGFPQALFDIEYPAAGHPALARQAIGAVKQMPVIATEQWGLDHGTWSVLKHLYPKADVPVFQLSIDYDKPAAFHHAVGRDLAALRDQGVLVMGSGNVVHNLRATDRGTPDGPKASRPWAQSFDDAVKAALAGRDDRALIGYEKLEGASTAVATPDHYFPFLYALGAAAPGERAKTVYEGFQSGTLGMRCLQFG from the coding sequence ATGACCTCCACCCCGATGACCCGCCTGCTCGGCCGCCGTGGCTTTCTCATGGGCTCGGCGCTGGGCGCGACCGCCGCGCTGGCGTCGATGAGCGAGATCGCGCACGCGGCCGGCGCGCCACCCGCGCGCCGCATGCCCGTCATCTTCATCGGCCACGGCTCGCCGATGAATGCGCTCGCGGACAACGCCTTCACGCGCCGCCTCGCCGCCTGGGGCCGCGAGCTGCCGAGGCCCACGGCGATCCTCAGCGTGTCGGCGCACTGGCTCAGCCAGGGCGCGACCGGCGTCACGGTGCAGACGCGGCCCAAGACGATCCACGATTTCGGCGGTTTTCCGCAGGCGCTGTTCGACATCGAGTACCCGGCGGCCGGCCATCCTGCACTCGCGCGCCAAGCGATCGGTGCCGTCAAGCAGATGCCGGTGATCGCCACCGAGCAGTGGGGGCTGGACCACGGCACCTGGAGCGTGCTGAAGCACCTGTATCCGAAGGCCGACGTGCCGGTCTTCCAGCTCAGCATCGACTACGACAAGCCGGCGGCGTTCCATCATGCGGTGGGGCGCGACCTGGCGGCCTTGCGCGACCAGGGCGTGCTTGTGATGGGCAGCGGCAACGTGGTGCACAACCTGCGCGCCACCGACCGCGGCACGCCCGACGGCCCGAAGGCGAGCCGCCCGTGGGCGCAGTCTTTCGACGATGCGGTGAAGGCCGCGCTGGCCGGCCGGGACGACCGTGCGCTCATCGGCTACGAGAAACTCGAAGGGGCGTCGACCGCCGTGGCCACGCCGGACCACTACTTTCCCTTCCTGTATGCCCTGGGCGCTGCGGCGCCGGGCGAGCGTGCGAAGACCGTCTACGAAGGCTTTCAGTCGGGCACGCTCGGCATGCGCTGCCTTCAGTTCGGCTGA
- the zwf gene encoding glucose-6-phosphate dehydrogenase: MSFDLVLFGGTGDLAWRKLMPALFQAFRHGSLPQDGRIVGVARDDLSDDQYRELIQSRFSAVEGAKRPSPEEFKKFASMLHYLRMDLSKPADYASLAELLKQRDAKTVVMYVATAPALFTQVVEQIAAAGLNGPRTRVVLEKPLGHDLASNRAINAAVGKVLEEKQVFRIDHYLGKPSVQNLFAMRFGNALFEPIWRREHIANIQITMAEDLGVEKRGAFYDQTGALRDMVQNHALQLLCAVAMEPPINAHADAIRDEKLKVLRALKPWTPETLGLHAVRGQYTAGTAYGERVQGYRDEPGVNPDSRTETFVALRTEIANWRWAGVPFYIRTGKRLASRDARIEVNFRPTPHAIYRAPAGNVNKLVINLQPKDGLELHMLAQAQDNRQRGGNGHASAAQLAPVQLDLDFDKRFGAERVGAYERLLLDVIDGRLNLFVRSDEQEEAWRWVEPLIDSWESDGGPRPYAAGTWGPSASSAMIARDGFAWGEEQ; encoded by the coding sequence ATGAGCTTCGATCTCGTTCTGTTCGGCGGTACTGGCGACCTTGCGTGGCGCAAGTTGATGCCCGCGCTGTTCCAGGCCTTCAGGCACGGCAGCCTGCCGCAGGACGGACGCATCGTCGGCGTCGCGCGCGACGACCTGTCGGACGACCAGTACCGCGAGCTGATCCAGTCGCGCTTCAGCGCCGTCGAAGGCGCCAAGCGCCCCTCCCCCGAGGAGTTCAAGAAGTTCGCCTCCATGCTGCACTACCTGCGCATGGACCTGTCCAAGCCCGCCGACTACGCCAGCCTGGCCGAGCTGCTCAAACAGCGCGACGCCAAGACGGTCGTGATGTACGTGGCCACGGCGCCCGCGCTCTTCACGCAGGTGGTCGAGCAGATCGCCGCCGCCGGGCTCAACGGCCCGCGCACCCGTGTCGTGCTCGAAAAGCCGCTGGGCCACGACCTGGCCTCCAACCGCGCCATCAACGCGGCGGTGGGCAAGGTGCTCGAGGAGAAGCAGGTCTTCCGCATCGACCACTACCTGGGCAAGCCCTCGGTGCAGAACCTGTTCGCAATGCGCTTCGGCAACGCGCTGTTCGAGCCCATCTGGCGCCGCGAGCACATCGCCAATATCCAGATCACCATGGCCGAAGACCTCGGCGTGGAAAAGCGCGGCGCCTTCTACGACCAGACCGGCGCCCTGCGCGACATGGTGCAGAACCATGCGCTGCAGCTGCTGTGCGCCGTGGCCATGGAGCCGCCGATCAACGCGCACGCCGACGCCATCCGCGACGAAAAGCTCAAGGTGCTGCGCGCCCTCAAGCCCTGGACGCCCGAGACGCTGGGCCTGCATGCGGTGCGCGGCCAGTACACGGCCGGCACGGCCTACGGCGAGCGGGTACAGGGCTACCGCGACGAACCGGGCGTGAACCCCGACAGCCGCACCGAGACCTTCGTGGCACTGCGCACCGAAATCGCCAACTGGCGCTGGGCCGGCGTGCCCTTCTACATCCGCACCGGCAAGCGGCTGGCCTCGCGCGACGCGCGCATCGAGGTCAACTTCCGCCCGACGCCGCACGCCATCTACCGCGCGCCCGCCGGCAACGTCAACAAGCTGGTCATCAACCTGCAGCCGAAGGACGGCCTGGAGCTGCACATGCTCGCGCAGGCCCAGGACAACCGCCAGCGCGGCGGCAACGGCCACGCCAGCGCCGCACAACTGGCGCCGGTTCAGCTCGACCTCGACTTCGACAAGCGCTTCGGCGCCGAGCGCGTGGGCGCCTACGAGCGCCTGCTGCTCGACGTGATCGACGGCCGCCTCAACCTGTTCGTGCGCAGCGACGAGCAGGAAGAAGCCTGGCGCTGGGTCGAGCCGCTCATCGATTCCTGGGAATCCGACGGCGGCCCGCGCCCCTATGCGGCTGGCACCTGGGGCCCCAGCGCATCGAGCGCCATGATCGCGCGCGACGGCTTCGCCTGGGGCGAAGAGCAGTAA
- a CDS encoding ABC transporter substrate-binding protein, with protein sequence MKKLFTAAALLGLSAAASAQTVNVICSVQAEWCNVISTVYARTTGVRINMALKGSGEALAQLIAEKDNPKTDVWFGGTGDPHLQAAEQGLTLEYKSPTLPQLHPWAQQQAKQSGYKTVGIYSGPLGFGYNPELLAKKKLPVPKTWADLLKPEYKGDIQVANPASSGTAYTMIATLVQLMGEDKAFDYLKALHKNVGQYTRSGTGPIKAVARGETAISISFVHDGPGEKMQGFPVETITPSDGTGAEIGSMSIIKGARNLDAAKKFYEWALTPAAQELGAANKQFQLPSNATAKLDPRIPDFKKIKFVNYDYAKYGASAERRRLIARWEKDVNSLPR encoded by the coding sequence ATGAAGAAGCTTTTCACGGCAGCCGCGCTGCTGGGTCTGTCGGCCGCCGCGTCGGCGCAAACCGTCAACGTCATCTGCTCGGTGCAGGCCGAGTGGTGCAACGTGATCTCCACCGTCTACGCGCGCACCACGGGCGTGCGCATCAACATGGCGCTCAAGGGCTCGGGCGAGGCGCTGGCCCAGCTCATCGCCGAGAAGGACAACCCCAAGACCGACGTCTGGTTCGGTGGCACGGGCGACCCGCACCTGCAGGCGGCCGAGCAGGGGCTCACGCTCGAATACAAGTCGCCCACGCTGCCGCAATTGCACCCCTGGGCGCAGCAGCAGGCCAAGCAGTCGGGCTACAAGACCGTGGGCATCTACTCGGGCCCGCTGGGCTTCGGCTACAACCCCGAGCTGCTCGCCAAGAAGAAGCTGCCGGTGCCCAAGACCTGGGCCGACCTGCTCAAGCCCGAGTACAAGGGCGACATCCAGGTGGCCAACCCGGCCTCGAGCGGCACGGCCTACACGATGATCGCCACGCTGGTGCAGCTCATGGGCGAGGACAAGGCTTTCGACTACCTCAAGGCGCTGCACAAGAACGTCGGCCAGTACACCCGCTCGGGCACCGGTCCGATCAAGGCAGTGGCGCGCGGCGAAACCGCGATCTCCATCAGCTTCGTGCACGACGGCCCGGGCGAGAAGATGCAGGGCTTTCCGGTCGAGACCATCACGCCCAGCGACGGCACCGGCGCCGAGATCGGCTCCATGAGCATCATCAAGGGCGCGCGCAATCTCGACGCGGCCAAGAAGTTCTACGAATGGGCACTCACGCCCGCCGCGCAGGAGCTGGGCGCCGCCAACAAGCAGTTCCAGCTGCCGAGCAATGCGACCGCCAAGCTCGATCCGCGCATTCCCGACTTCAAGAAGATCAAGTTCGTCAACTACGACTACGCCAAGTACGGCGCCAGCGCCGAGCGCCGTCGCCTGATCGCGCGCTGGGAAAAAGACGTCAATTCGCTGCCGCGCTAA